Proteins co-encoded in one Cynocephalus volans isolate mCynVol1 chromosome 11, mCynVol1.pri, whole genome shotgun sequence genomic window:
- the MYOG gene encoding myogenin, whose product MAPSSWREGLQELGGWWQEQVLSDPMELYETSPYFYQEPRFYDGENYLPVHLQGFEPPGYERTELGLSPEAHGPLEDKGLGTPEHCPGQCLPWACKVCKRKSVSVDRRRAATLREKRRLKKVNEAFEALKRSTLLNPNQRLPKVEILRSAIQYIERLQALLSSLNQEERDLRYRGGGGPQPGVPSECSSHSASCSPEWGSALEFSTNPGDHLLTADPTDAHNLHSLTSIVDSITVEDVSVAFPDETMPN is encoded by the exons ATGGCACCCAGCAGTTGGCGTGAGGGGCTGCAGGAGCTTGGGGGCTGGTGGCAGGAACAAGTCCTTTCCGACCCCATGGAGCTGTATGAGACCTCCCCCTACTTCTACCAGGAACCCCGCTTCTACGACGGGGAGAACTACCTGCCTGTCCACCTCCAGGGCTTCGAGCCGCCAGGCTATGAGCGGACTGAGCTCGGCCTGAGCCCCGAGGCCCACGGGCCCCTGGAAGACAAGGGGCTGGGGACCCCCGAGCACTGTCCGGGCCAGTGCCTGCCGTGGGCGTGCAAGGTGTGTAAGAGGAAGTCGGTGTCCGTGGACCGGCGGCGGGCGGCCACACTGAGGGAGAAGCGGAGGCTCAAGAAGGTAAACGAGGCCTTCGAGGCCCTGAAGAGGAGCACCCTGCTCAACCCCAACCAGCGGCTGCCCAAGGTGGAGATCCTGCGCAGCGCCATCCAGTACATTGAGCGCCTGCAGGCCCTGCTCAGCTCCCTCAACCAGGAGGAGCGTGACCTGCGCTACCGAGGCGGGGGCGGGCCCCAGCCGGGG GTGCCCAGCGAATGCAGCTCTCACAGTGCCTCCTGCAGTCCAGAGTGGGGCAGCGCGCTGGAGTTCAGCACCAACCCAGGAG ATCATCTGCTCACAGCTGACCCCACAGATGCCCACAACCTGCACTCCCTCACCTCCATCGTGGACAGCATCACAGTGGAGGATGTGTCTGTGGCCTTCCCAGATGAAACCATGCCCAACTGA